TCATACGCCCAGCGTCTGGCTGCTTTTAACGCAGTCTCCACGGCTTCCGCACCGGTATTCATAGGCAGCACCATGTTTTTTCCCGAGAGCTTTGCCATCTTTTCGTACCATGGACCCAGCTGATCATTATGAAATGCGCGCGAAGTCAGCGTAACTCTGTCCGCCTGATCTTTTAACGCCTGAATAATCGCCGGATGACGGTGGCCCTGATTCACAGCGGAATACGCCGCCAGCATATCCATATATTTCGTGCCTTCCGGATCTTTTACCCACACACCTTCCGCTTCTGAAATTACAATTGGAAGCGGATGATAGTTATTCGCGCCGTATTTTTCTGTTTGATCAATAATCGCAGTCGTTTTTGTCATATTCATTCACTCCTCCACATTCTCTAGACCGGTTCACAGCATTTCTGAAGTCGTTTTCCCCTGCATATGCAGCTGCAAGTAATCCGGACCGCCAGCTTTGGAATCTGTACCTGACATATTGAAACCGCCAAATGGCTGATAGCCTACGATTGCCCCTGTACATCCCCTGTTGAAATACAAATTCCCAACGTGGAAGTCCTCGCGTGCCTGTTCAATGTGGCGGCGGTTGTTCGTAATGACCGCGCCCGTCAAGCCATAGTCCGTGTCATTGGCAAATTCAATCGCTTCGGTAAACGAGGAAGCTTTTGAAAGCGCCACAACCGGCCCGAATATTTCTTCCTGAGAAATGCGCGCTGCCGGATCCACATCTGCAAATACAGTCGGTGCTACAAAATATCCTTTGGAATCGTCACCGGTTCCGCCGGCAATCAGACGGCCTTCTTTCTTGCCTATCTCAATATAGTCCATAATTTTATCGTATGCCGCCTGATCGATAACCGGTCCGGCAAGATTTTTGCTATCGGCGGGATCTCCCCAGTGGAACGCCTTCGTTAATTCTTCTACGCGTTTTACCACTTCATCGTAGACCTCTTCATGAATAATTGCGCGGGAACACGCTGAACATTTCTGACCGCTGAAACCAAATGCCGATTTTACGATAGATTGGGCAGCCAGTTTCAGATCTGCTTCGTTATCGACGACAATCGTATCTTTTCCGCCCATTTCCGCAATTACACGTTTCAGCCAAATTTGCCCGTCATGAACTTTCGCCGCACGTTCAAAAATGCGCGTACCTACCTCACGGGATCCTGTAAATGATATAAAGCGGGTATCTTTATGATCGACCAGATAGTCTCCGATTTCGGAACCTGATCCTGGGATATAGTTGACAACACCTGCCGGTAAGCCGGCCTCTTCCAGCACTTCAATAAATTTATACGCAACCACTGTAGCGGTGGACGCCGGTTTCAGTAGTACCGTGTTACCTGTAACAAGTGCTCCAACTGTTGTGCCCGCCATGATCGCAAATGCAAAGTTCCATGGTGAGATGACTACCCCTA
The Sporosarcina sp. P33 genome window above contains:
- the pruA gene encoding L-glutamate gamma-semialdehyde dehydrogenase; this translates as MIPYKHEPFTDFTVEENRKAYEQGFKTVEGYLGEDYPLIIGGERIMTDQKLASSNPSNKKEIIGNVSQASRGLAEQAMTVAKETFETWRKVKPEFRADVLFKAAAIVRRRKFEFSALLTKEAGKPWNEADADVAEGIDFLEYYGRQMLTLKDGMKVESRPGEYNRFDYIPLGVGVVISPWNFAFAIMAGTTVGALVTGNTVLLKPASTATVVAYKFIEVLEEAGLPAGVVNYIPGSGSEIGDYLVDHKDTRFISFTGSREVGTRIFERAAKVHDGQIWLKRVIAEMGGKDTIVVDNEADLKLAAQSIVKSAFGFSGQKCSACSRAIIHEEVYDEVVKRVEELTKAFHWGDPADSKNLAGPVIDQAAYDKIMDYIEIGKKEGRLIAGGTGDDSKGYFVAPTVFADVDPAARISQEEIFGPVVALSKASSFTEAIEFANDTDYGLTGAVITNNRRHIEQAREDFHVGNLYFNRGCTGAIVGYQPFGGFNMSGTDSKAGGPDYLQLHMQGKTTSEML